A genomic region of Streptomyces rimosus contains the following coding sequences:
- a CDS encoding sensor histidine kinase translates to MPTAASAPRLRHRVLAPFTSRSLAAVLHAVLGLPFALLGMALVVGGLLVSTVLAWTALGPWLMALTVRGAAALGGAQRAMARGLLAMDIEAPARREGGGPLGWRRAVLGDKAGWRAVGCALLAPFTAVAPLLVVLVAYVYGLLFLAHPVLKHVNYFTERGPDGSERHVSLQVGGVEFDSWPRWLLVVATGAVLLLAAPWLLRQAQAPHRFLVRSLLGPDPSAQRIRTLEETRAHAVEDAAATLRRIERDLHDGTQARLVGLGMHLTMIRELIGAGADRDRLLAVVETAQGNAKQAVADLRHLVRGIHPPVLDQGLDAALATLAADSALPVTLTVDAATRRHPSPAVESILYFCAAELLANAVKHSGASGVTMELTSGPDRDPDAAAGSGGELRLLVRDDGRGGAVIGAGSGLTGLRARVRTVDATLTCDSPPGGPTVVTVRVPRA, encoded by the coding sequence ATGCCCACAGCCGCCTCCGCACCTCGCCTGCGCCACCGCGTGCTCGCCCCCTTCACCTCCCGGAGCCTGGCCGCGGTGCTGCACGCCGTCCTCGGGCTGCCGTTCGCGCTGCTCGGCATGGCGCTCGTCGTCGGAGGGCTGCTGGTGAGCACGGTGCTCGCGTGGACCGCGCTGGGGCCGTGGCTGATGGCGCTGACCGTACGGGGAGCGGCGGCCCTCGGCGGCGCGCAGCGCGCCATGGCACGCGGGCTGCTGGCGATGGACATCGAAGCGCCCGCGCGACGCGAGGGCGGCGGGCCGCTCGGGTGGCGGCGCGCGGTACTCGGCGACAAGGCCGGGTGGCGGGCGGTCGGCTGCGCCCTCCTCGCGCCGTTCACGGCCGTCGCCCCGCTGCTGGTCGTCCTGGTGGCGTACGTGTACGGGCTGCTCTTCCTCGCCCACCCGGTCCTCAAGCACGTCAACTACTTCACCGAACGCGGCCCGGACGGCAGCGAACGCCATGTCTCGCTCCAGGTGGGCGGGGTGGAGTTCGACTCCTGGCCGCGCTGGCTGCTGGTCGTCGCCACCGGGGCCGTGCTGCTGCTCGCCGCGCCGTGGCTGCTGCGGCAGGCGCAGGCGCCGCACCGCTTCCTGGTGCGCTCGCTGCTCGGCCCCGACCCGTCCGCGCAGCGCATCCGCACTCTGGAGGAGACCCGTGCGCACGCCGTCGAGGACGCCGCGGCGACGCTCCGCCGCATCGAACGGGACCTGCACGACGGTACGCAGGCCCGGCTGGTCGGGCTGGGCATGCACCTGACGATGATCCGCGAGCTGATCGGCGCGGGCGCGGACCGGGACCGGCTGCTGGCCGTGGTGGAGACCGCGCAGGGCAACGCGAAGCAGGCCGTGGCCGACCTGCGGCACCTCGTACGGGGCATCCACCCGCCCGTACTGGACCAGGGCCTGGACGCGGCGCTCGCCACGCTCGCCGCCGACAGCGCCCTGCCGGTCACGCTCACCGTCGACGCGGCGACCCGCCGCCACCCGTCACCGGCCGTCGAATCCATTCTCTACTTCTGCGCCGCCGAACTGCTCGCCAACGCGGTGAAACACAGCGGCGCTTCGGGCGTCACGATGGAGCTGACCAGCGGGCCGGACCGGGACCCGGATGCGGCGGCGGGCTCCGGGGGCGAACTCCGGCTGCTCGTACGGGACGACGGGCGCGGCGGCGCGGTGATCGGCGCGGGCAGCGGGCTCACCGGACTGCGCGCCCGGGTGCGTACCGTGGACGCCACCCTGACCTGCGACAGTCCGCCCGGCGGGCCTACGGTGGTCACCGTCCGCGTCCCCCGCGCGTGA
- a CDS encoding NAD(P)/FAD-dependent oxidoreductase produces the protein MTSQQRVVVIGGGMAAARLAQRLGRASADGGPVLTVIGEEPHAPYNRVLLADVLAGRYAQEVITLPAPHSAVRWLGGVRAERIDRERRTVLCDDGQAVPYDRLVLATGSNPVLPPLRGLFPPGRPDLPDGGLPHGVHPFRTLDDCTALAAAAARPGARAVVIGGGLLGVSAARALAERGVPVLLAQQGEHLMERQLDAEAAALLRAHLEALGVEVHTECRVRGLRVEDGAVRGVELADGYAPAADLVVLACGVRPRVGLARAAGLPVDRGIVVDDQLRTADPLIHSIGDCAQHDGLVYGLAGAALEQADQLARILGAEAARYRGTRALTRLTLTGPGSAPRSAGAPLDLAAFGTPSPRPGDDVIHLSDATRGAYRKVIVRGDRLVGGILLGDLGAVGTLARTWEADDPLPPTAPLLHLLTTETATPSRTDGGS, from the coding sequence ATGACCTCGCAACAGCGTGTGGTGGTGATCGGCGGCGGCATGGCCGCGGCCCGGCTGGCGCAGCGCCTCGGCCGGGCGTCCGCCGACGGCGGCCCGGTGCTCACCGTCATCGGTGAGGAGCCGCACGCGCCGTACAACCGTGTTCTGCTCGCCGACGTACTGGCCGGCCGGTACGCGCAGGAGGTCATCACCCTGCCCGCCCCGCACAGCGCGGTGCGGTGGCTGGGCGGGGTGCGTGCGGAACGGATCGACCGGGAGCGCCGTACGGTGCTGTGCGACGACGGGCAGGCCGTGCCGTACGACCGGCTCGTCCTCGCGACCGGCTCCAACCCGGTGCTGCCGCCGCTGCGCGGCCTCTTCCCCCCTGGCCGGCCCGATCTGCCGGACGGCGGCCTGCCGCACGGCGTCCACCCGTTCCGCACGCTCGACGACTGCACCGCGCTCGCCGCGGCCGCCGCCCGCCCCGGCGCACGCGCCGTGGTGATCGGCGGCGGGCTGCTCGGGGTCTCGGCGGCCCGCGCGCTGGCCGAGCGCGGCGTACCGGTTCTACTGGCACAGCAGGGCGAGCACCTGATGGAACGCCAACTGGACGCCGAGGCCGCGGCCCTGCTGCGCGCGCACCTGGAGGCGCTGGGCGTCGAGGTCCATACGGAGTGCCGGGTGCGCGGGCTGCGCGTCGAAGACGGTGCCGTACGCGGTGTGGAACTCGCGGACGGGTATGCACCGGCCGCCGACCTGGTGGTCCTGGCCTGCGGAGTACGGCCGCGCGTCGGCCTCGCGCGCGCCGCCGGGCTGCCGGTCGACCGCGGCATCGTCGTGGACGACCAGCTGCGTACGGCCGATCCCCTCATTCACTCGATCGGCGACTGTGCGCAGCACGACGGCCTGGTGTACGGCCTGGCGGGCGCCGCCCTCGAACAGGCCGACCAACTGGCGCGCATCCTCGGCGCGGAGGCCGCCCGCTACCGCGGCACCCGCGCCCTCACCCGCCTCACCCTCACCGGCCCCGGCTCCGCTCCCCGATCGGCCGGCGCCCCCCTCGACCTGGCCGCCTTCGGCACCCCCTCCCCCCGCCCCGGCGACGACGTGATCCACCTGTCCGACGCCACCCGCGGCGCCTACCGCAAGGTCATCGTCCGCGGCGACCGGCTCGTCGGCGGCATCCTCCTCGGCGACCTGGGCGCCGTCGGCACCCTCGCGCGCACCTGGGAGGCCGACGACCCGCTCCCGCCGACGGCCCCGCTCCTGCACCTGCTCACCACCGAGACCGCCACCCCTTCCCGCACCGACGGAGGCTCCTGA